DNA from Candidatus Thermoplasmatota archaeon:
GAAATCTGCGAGCTTGACGAGCTCTTCCTTGAACTCCTCGATGAGCGGAACGGACAGATGCTTCTTCGCGGTCCTGGAATACTCGCCCGCCGCTTCCCTGGCCTGCTCAACGGCTCCCGATTCCTTGAGCAGCCGCAGAGCCTCCGCGACATCCGACTCGGTCTTCTCCTCCTTGCGCAGGATGGCTCTCAGCGCATCCGCCTCTTCTGAGCCATTTCTCAGCGCGAAGATCGGGATCAGCGTCAGGTTTCCCTCTCGGATGTCCGTTCCCACCGGCTTGCCCAGGACGGCCTCCGTCCCGATCACGTCGAGTATGTCGTCGACGATCTGGAAACATATCCCGAGGTTGAGCCCGTAGTCTGCGAGGGCCTCCACCTGCGCGTCGGTGCCCCTGCCTAGGATGGCGCCTACCTTGGCACCGCTGCTCATGGGCATCGCCGTCTTCATAGTCACTGTGTCGATGTACTCCTCTGCACGCAGGTCGACGTTCCGCAGGTTCCTCATCTGCCTTATCTCGCCCTCCGCCAGGTTCACGCACGCCCGCGCGGTCACTCCGACGACCTTATCAGAGAACCTCCCGCCGATCTCGAACCCCCGCGCGAAAAGGTAGTCTCCTGCGACCAAGGACGTGCCCACGCCGAACTTCTCGTATGCCGATTCCATCCCCCGCCTGAGGGTACCTCCGTCGTTGATGTCATCGTGGACGAGAGTTGCGTTGTGGATGAGCTCGATCGCGGACGCCATCTCTATCGCTTCTGACGGCTCCTCGCCGCCTGCGGCATAGAATGCGATGAGGGTGATAATAGGCCGAATCCTCTTCCCGCCGGAGCGGACGACGTAGGAGGCGATTTCCGTGAGAAGGTCCTCATTCGATTTCAGGCATTCAGCAATCCTTTGCTCAACCCGCTCAAGCTCTTTTGATATTCCGAAGTCCAGAGCCAAGGGCATACGTCTGTAGGATGACCTCTTGATATATAACGCTTCGTTCCTGGGGGTCTTGGCTGGGTGCCCCCGTTAGCCTTAAATCCTGCCCCAGTCTACCGAGTCAGTGAGTGCATGTCCAAGATTAAGTTCTGGCTTGAGGAGCTGAGGCTGCCGTTCTTTACGGCCACCATCCCGCCCGCGATCCTCGGCAGTTTCGTGGCGTGGAAGATGACGGGCGAGATAGACCTCTTTCTCCTCGCATTGACGGCACTAGCGCTCTTTCTCGTGCACGCTGGGACGAACGTCGTGAACGACTACTTCGACCACGTCAGCGGATGCGATGCGATGAACGTGAGGTTCGTGAGGCCCTTCGGCGGTGGAAGCAGGCTCATCCAGAAGGGTCTTCTCTCTCCCAAGGAGGTCTACTTCGGCGCTCTGTTCTTCTTCGTGTGTGCGACCGCGGTCGGCGTGTATCTGGCCTACGTGAGTGGGTGGGGGCTTCTCCTTATCGGCGCCATCGGCGCCATTTCCGGATACTTCTATGTGGAGCCCCACCTGAACCTGGCGTCGAGAGGCATAGGCGAGTTCCTGGTGGGTCTGAACTGCGGTGTGCTGATCGTTCTCGGAGGCTTCTTCGTTCAAACGGGTTCGATCGCCCTCGAGCCCATCGTTGTGGGGCTTCCGCTGGCGATACTGATAGCCGCGGTCCTCTGGATTAATGAGTTCCAGGACATGGAGGCGGACGCGGCGGTGGGGAAGAGACACCTCGTTTCCAGGCTCGGGCGCAGGCGGGCGGTGGTGTTCTATCCCTATCTTCTCGCATTCGCCTATGCTTCCGTCCTTGGCGGGATCGCGTTCGGTCTGTTGCCCATCGAGTCCTTGGTGGTTTTCGTCACCATCCCGATCGCCGTCAGGGCCGGCACGGTCGCAATGAGGCATTACGACGACACGCTGCCGCTCGCCCCGGCGAACGCCGGTACGATAATGATCCACCTCGTCTTCGTCATCGTCTTCATCTTCGCGTA
Protein-coding regions in this window:
- a CDS encoding polyprenyl synthetase family protein, which translates into the protein MPLALDFGISKELERVEQRIAECLKSNEDLLTEIASYVVRSGGKRIRPIITLIAFYAAGGEEPSEAIEMASAIELIHNATLVHDDINDGGTLRRGMESAYEKFGVGTSLVAGDYLFARGFEIGGRFSDKVVGVTARACVNLAEGEIRQMRNLRNVDLRAEEYIDTVTMKTAMPMSSGAKVGAILGRGTDAQVEALADYGLNLGICFQIVDDILDVIGTEAVLGKPVGTDIREGNLTLIPIFALRNGSEEADALRAILRKEEKTESDVAEALRLLKESGAVEQAREAAGEYSRTAKKHLSVPLIEEFKEELVKLADFVLERSY
- a CDS encoding prenyltransferase, with translation MSKIKFWLEELRLPFFTATIPPAILGSFVAWKMTGEIDLFLLALTALALFLVHAGTNVVNDYFDHVSGCDAMNVRFVRPFGGGSRLIQKGLLSPKEVYFGALFFFVCATAVGVYLAYVSGWGLLLIGAIGAISGYFYVEPHLNLASRGIGEFLVGLNCGVLIVLGGFFVQTGSIALEPIVVGLPLAILIAAVLWINEFQDMEADAAVGKRHLVSRLGRRRAVVFYPYLLAFAYASVLGGIAFGLLPIESLVVFVTIPIAVRAGTVAMRHYDDTLPLAPANAGTIMIHLVFVIVFIFAYAVEVSDVFLLTVVSMILALLLTVKFMSTRPEPPVAQPT